In Ischnura elegans chromosome 6, ioIscEleg1.1, whole genome shotgun sequence, one genomic interval encodes:
- the LOC124160367 gene encoding uncharacterized protein LOC124160367, which yields MWNNTERRVLSCSLHLVVALVVFVAATTVVSKPIMVPSGKIGPIVPPKPTTRRPILYPLRAPAPVHEYPDPALEPPEFNGDYNEIEPVGTYNSYPKKFGMQLRNPPPLPVGVYSPRTVAAISARFNQLAYQLSLKYPQYKLLF from the exons ATGTGGAATAACACTGAg CGGCGGGTCCTAAGCTGTTCGCTGCACCTAGTCGTTGCCCTGGTTGTCTTCGTGGCCGCCACAACAGTCGTCTCCAAACCTATCATGGTCCCCTCCGGCAAGATTGGGCCCATCGTGCCGCCAAAGCCGACCACCAGGAGACCCATCCTGTATCCTCTGAGGGCCCCTGCCCCCGTCCACGAATACCCCGATCCGGCCCTTGAACCACCCGAGTTCAACGGAGATTATAACGAGATCGAACCAGTTGGGACTTACAACTCTTATCCGAAGAAGTTCGGCATGCAGCTGAGGAATCCACCGCCACTGCCCGTCGGAGTATACTCCCCGAGGACCGTTGCTGCCATCTCTGCCAGGTTCAACCAGTTGGCATACCAG